One genomic region from Gemmatimonadota bacterium encodes:
- a CDS encoding aminopeptidase P family protein, which produces MTASPVNEAVLLIADSERDADMLYAAGMFVPDPFTFLQVGGRKTIMMSDLEIDRARAQSKVDEVVSLTDYTDRAKVGGNADPGLVDAVVELLREREVKHVSVPNGFPLGYADKLRDRGFEVASKADPFWDQRPVKTDDEVAAISDASRHTEEALRMAFGLLAEATVKDGLLHGPEGPLTSEYIRKRIHVYLLERDCIAQHTIIAGGVQGCDPHNGGSGPLRAGEPIIFDLFPKSMKTGYYADITRTVAKGPVSDTFLRLYDTVLEGQEIALSRVRAGADGRDIHGEVERLFEGRGYETGAKNGRMQGFFHGTGHGFGLEIHEPPRISKVSQVLVAGHVVTVEPGLYYPDLGGGVRIEDNVVVTESGCDNLTCLEKVFEL; this is translated from the coding sequence ATGACCGCTTCACCCGTTAACGAGGCCGTCCTGCTCATTGCGGACAGCGAGCGCGACGCCGACATGCTGTATGCCGCGGGGATGTTCGTGCCGGACCCCTTCACCTTCCTGCAGGTGGGCGGCCGGAAGACCATCATGATGAGCGACCTGGAGATAGACCGCGCGCGGGCACAGTCGAAGGTCGATGAAGTTGTATCGCTCACGGACTATACGGACCGCGCGAAGGTCGGCGGCAACGCCGATCCTGGACTCGTGGACGCCGTGGTCGAACTGCTCCGGGAACGGGAAGTGAAGCACGTCAGCGTACCGAACGGCTTCCCCCTGGGTTACGCCGACAAACTTCGGGATCGGGGATTCGAGGTGGCGTCGAAGGCGGATCCCTTCTGGGACCAGCGCCCTGTGAAGACCGACGACGAGGTCGCGGCCATCTCGGATGCCTCCCGCCACACCGAAGAAGCCCTGCGCATGGCATTCGGTCTGCTTGCCGAGGCCACTGTGAAGGACGGCCTGCTCCACGGGCCGGAGGGACCGCTGACTTCCGAATACATCCGGAAGCGCATCCACGTCTACCTGCTGGAACGGGACTGCATCGCCCAGCACACGATCATCGCCGGGGGCGTCCAGGGCTGCGATCCCCACAACGGGGGTTCCGGCCCCCTGCGCGCCGGCGAGCCCATCATCTTCGACCTGTTTCCCAAGTCCATGAAGACCGGGTACTACGCGGACATCACCCGCACCGTGGCGAAGGGGCCGGTGTCCGACACGTTCCTAAGGCTGTACGATACAGTGCTGGAAGGACAGGAAATCGCGCTCTCGCGGGTCCGGGCCGGGGCGGACGGGCGCGATATCCACGGGGAAGTGGAACGGCTGTTCGAAGGCAGGGGCTACGAGACGGGCGCGAAGAACGGGCGCATGCAGGGCTTCTTCCACGGCACGGGTCACGGCTTCGGCCTTGAAATTCACGAACCGCCCCGCATATCAAAGGTGTCGCAGGTCCTCGTTGCCGGCCACGTCGTAACCGTCGAACCGGGCCTGTACTACCCCGATCTAGGCGGTGGTGTTCGGATCGAAGACAATGTGGTCGTGACCGAAAGCGGATGCGACAACCTGACGTGCCTGGAGAAGGTGTTCGAGTTGTGA
- a CDS encoding 3-hydroxybutyryl-CoA dehydrogenase, with amino-acid sequence MAIKTVGVIGCGLMGSGITQVCAQAGYRTIVREASDELVSGGIGRIDGLLSRNVSRGRMTDEGKAAVLGRITGTTEFADLAECDLVIEAVTENLGTKQEVFRTLDGIAPPGAILASNTSSISITELAAATDRPEQVLGLHFFNPVPVMGLIEMIVGLQTSAETVDTARQFGESLGKQVIQVKDTPGFIVNYLLIPYLLDAVRLVESGVATKEDIDAGMVLGCSHPLGPLKLLDFIGLDTTLYIAEVLHDAFRTDRYAAPPLLRQMVAAGINGRKAGQGFYTYD; translated from the coding sequence ATGGCCATTAAGACCGTGGGCGTCATCGGATGTGGATTGATGGGATCGGGCATCACGCAGGTGTGCGCCCAGGCGGGTTACCGGACGATCGTCCGCGAGGCATCCGACGAACTGGTGAGCGGCGGCATCGGGCGAATCGACGGTCTCCTGTCGCGAAACGTGTCCAGGGGGCGGATGACGGACGAGGGAAAAGCGGCCGTGCTCGGGCGCATCACCGGCACGACGGAATTCGCCGATCTTGCCGAATGCGACCTGGTGATCGAAGCGGTGACCGAGAACCTGGGAACCAAGCAGGAGGTCTTCCGCACCTTAGACGGCATCGCGCCGCCCGGCGCCATCCTGGCCAGCAACACCTCCTCCATTTCCATCACCGAACTGGCCGCGGCGACAGACCGGCCGGAGCAGGTGCTCGGTCTCCATTTTTTCAATCCCGTGCCGGTCATGGGACTCATCGAAATGATCGTCGGACTGCAGACCAGCGCGGAGACCGTGGATACGGCCCGGCAGTTCGGCGAATCGCTGGGCAAGCAGGTGATCCAGGTCAAGGACACGCCGGGCTTCATCGTCAACTACCTCCTCATTCCCTACCTGCTGGACGCGGTACGCCTGGTCGAATCGGGCGTGGCCACGAAAGAGGACATCGACGCGGGCATGGTCCTGGGGTGCAGCCATCCCCTCGGTCCGCTCAAGCTGCTCGATTTCATCGGCCTGGACACCACGCTCTACATCGCGGAAGTGCTCCACGACGCCTTCCGCACCGACCGCTACGCCGCCCCGCCCCTGCTGCGGCAGATGGTCGCCGCCGGAATAAACGGACGCAAGGCTGGCCAGGGTTTCTACACGTACGATTGA
- the murD gene encoding UDP-N-acetylmuramoyl-L-alanine--D-glutamate ligase: MSRDFKGKRVTVLGLGLLSGGVASARYFAARGADVTVTDLLPAEALRKSIDALDPWPVRYVLGEHREEDITDADLVVVGPAVRDDSPFLQLARDQGVPLTTEMNLVFETCRRPVIGITGSNGKTTTTRLVGALHQAVDPETLVGGNIGRAVLNELEGECGEVAGPGGAFGGHGEVAESGEVPDGGPGGAAGTADAPPVGSPVILELSSFQLHRLAWIRRSPGLAVVTNLSPNHLDWHGTFDAYEQAKRHIVHYQSPEDMVVLNADDERLRKWASFCPGRVAWFSMEGPVETGCYVRDGQVVFRDGAGARDGSGARGASKAGGAGERVLCPADALRLPGPHNLANLLAAVTAACLGGIPPSVIRSTVEAFRGVEHRLEEVAVIDGVGYYNDSACTTPASTVTALRAFDAPVVLIAGGYDKGTAFDDMAKETVRRARAVVLIGATADTIETAIGKAGADLTDVYLAGGDAADMKSTVADSVVADSASANSTVDDSAGTNPDVVKPPVIARAETLDDAVRKSAELARPGDVVVLSPACASYDMFTNFEERGQQFKEAVAALK; this comes from the coding sequence GTGTCAAGGGATTTCAAAGGCAAACGGGTTACCGTGCTGGGGCTCGGCTTGCTCTCCGGCGGCGTCGCGTCCGCACGGTATTTCGCCGCGCGGGGAGCGGACGTTACCGTCACCGACCTGCTGCCCGCGGAAGCGCTCCGGAAATCCATCGACGCACTGGATCCATGGCCGGTCCGCTACGTGCTCGGGGAGCACCGGGAGGAGGACATCACCGACGCGGACCTCGTGGTGGTCGGGCCCGCCGTCCGGGACGACAGTCCCTTTCTCCAACTGGCGCGAGACCAGGGCGTTCCGCTGACCACCGAGATGAACCTGGTCTTCGAGACCTGCCGCCGGCCGGTCATCGGCATCACGGGCAGCAACGGCAAGACCACCACGACCCGGCTTGTCGGGGCGCTGCACCAGGCCGTCGACCCGGAAACGCTGGTGGGCGGGAACATCGGCCGGGCCGTGCTCAACGAGCTTGAAGGGGAATGTGGCGAAGTCGCAGGTCCTGGCGGGGCGTTCGGCGGCCACGGCGAGGTGGCCGAATCCGGGGAGGTGCCGGACGGTGGTCCTGGCGGAGCAGCCGGCACTGCTGACGCGCCGCCCGTCGGCAGTCCCGTGATACTTGAACTGTCCAGTTTTCAACTGCACCGATTGGCCTGGATCCGGCGAAGCCCCGGGCTCGCCGTGGTGACGAACCTGTCGCCCAATCACCTGGACTGGCACGGGACCTTCGACGCCTACGAGCAGGCCAAGCGGCACATCGTGCACTACCAGTCGCCGGAGGACATGGTCGTCCTGAACGCCGATGATGAGCGGCTGCGCAAATGGGCGTCGTTCTGCCCGGGACGGGTCGCCTGGTTCAGCATGGAAGGCCCCGTCGAGACCGGATGCTACGTGCGTGACGGTCAGGTGGTCTTCCGCGACGGTGCCGGCGCGAGGGACGGTTCCGGGGCGCGCGGCGCATCGAAGGCAGGCGGTGCAGGCGAACGCGTCTTGTGTCCCGCGGACGCCCTCCGGCTGCCGGGTCCGCATAACCTGGCCAACCTGCTGGCCGCGGTGACGGCCGCGTGCCTGGGCGGGATCCCGCCATCGGTCATCCGGTCGACGGTCGAGGCGTTCCGCGGCGTGGAGCACCGACTGGAAGAGGTCGCCGTTATCGATGGCGTGGGTTACTACAACGATTCGGCCTGCACCACGCCGGCGTCGACGGTCACGGCGCTCCGGGCTTTCGACGCGCCGGTTGTCCTGATCGCGGGCGGGTACGACAAGGGGACGGCCTTCGACGACATGGCCAAGGAAACCGTTCGGCGCGCCCGGGCGGTCGTCCTGATCGGCGCAACGGCGGACACGATTGAGACCGCGATCGGGAAAGCCGGTGCTGATCTGACCGATGTGTATTTGGCCGGCGGCGATGCGGCCGACATGAAATCGACCGTTGCTGATTCGGTTGTGGCGGATTCGGCCAGCGCGAATTCAACCGTGGATGATTCGGCCGGCACGAATCCGGACGTCGTAAAACCGCCTGTCATCGCCCGTGCCGAAACGCTCGATGACGCCGTGCGGAAAAGTGCCGAACTTGCGCGGCCCGGCGACGTGGTAGTGCTGTCGCCCGCTTGTGCCAGTTACGACATGTTCACCAATTTCGAGGAACGCGGCCAGCAGTTCAAGGAAGCCGTGGCTGCGCTGAAGTAA
- a CDS encoding phosphotransferase, which translates to MGFVRTEHRARSVAHVLEAGITVLRRAMDQPGFDVTGFGILGEQDECGGRIRNHWPVGMARRDGNRARDEATLVMNIDKDNVAEYVHTRHLLAPPPEGSCTVEELGGGFLNTVLRVSAADRSVVVKQALDALRLFPDLKVTTDRIVYETRALRVLNGLFPEGTVPAVLHFDDAHRILVMSDLGKRPSLETELERGRVDPAVAVQLGGFLATLHRQTWDDRELRERFDNEAMQGLRYKYCFYFVEDPELNRIARRLAETFTETKQALLHGDFWTASVIAAEKRVRTFDLEFVNYGHPAQDAGFIMAHYLLHAYNNPRVADAVFDAVERLWSTYAEGMGDLLPAATETTALRQAGLEMLFRIDGINQVRYITDDGVKARIRQAARPMMLNDGISVAGLRHV; encoded by the coding sequence ATGGGCTTCGTCCGGACCGAGCACCGCGCCCGATCGGTCGCGCATGTCCTTGAGGCCGGCATAACCGTTCTCCGCCGTGCCATGGACCAGCCGGGTTTTGACGTTACGGGGTTCGGGATACTTGGCGAGCAGGACGAGTGCGGTGGGCGGATACGGAATCATTGGCCGGTAGGCATGGCTCGGCGCGATGGGAATCGCGCTCGCGATGAAGCCACTTTGGTCATGAACATCGATAAAGATAATGTAGCGGAGTACGTTCACACAAGACATCTATTGGCCCCGCCGCCGGAGGGTTCCTGCACGGTGGAAGAACTGGGCGGCGGGTTTCTGAATACCGTGCTGCGGGTCTCCGCCGCCGACCGTTCGGTCGTGGTGAAACAGGCCCTGGACGCGTTGCGGCTGTTCCCGGACCTCAAAGTCACCACCGACCGGATCGTCTACGAGACGCGGGCCCTCCGGGTATTGAACGGGCTGTTCCCCGAGGGGACCGTTCCGGCCGTCCTGCACTTCGACGACGCGCATCGCATCCTGGTCATGTCGGACCTTGGAAAGCGCCCGTCCCTGGAAACCGAGTTGGAGCGGGGACGCGTCGATCCTGCCGTGGCGGTGCAACTTGGCGGGTTCCTGGCGACCCTGCACCGGCAGACCTGGGACGACAGAGAACTGCGTGAGCGATTCGACAACGAGGCCATGCAGGGCCTGAGGTACAAGTACTGTTTCTACTTCGTCGAAGATCCGGAGCTGAACCGCATCGCGCGCCGGCTGGCCGAAACGTTCACGGAGACGAAGCAGGCGCTGCTCCACGGCGACTTCTGGACGGCCAGCGTGATCGCCGCGGAGAAACGGGTCCGTACCTTCGACCTGGAATTCGTCAACTACGGGCACCCGGCCCAGGACGCCGGTTTCATCATGGCTCACTACCTGCTGCACGCATACAACAATCCACGGGTCGCGGACGCCGTCTTCGACGCCGTTGAACGCCTTTGGAGCACCTACGCGGAGGGCATGGGCGACCTGTTGCCTGCAGCAACGGAAACGACGGCCCTTCGGCAGGCCGGTCTCGAGATGCTGTTCCGCATCGACGGGATCAACCAGGTCCGATACATCACCGACGACGGGGTCAAGGCCCGCATTCGCCAGGCAGCCCGACCCATGATGCTGAATGACGGAATATCGGTGGCGGGATTACGTCACGTCTGA
- a CDS encoding DUF2064 domain-containing protein encodes MSCVNVLRYIIFIDVHDQSGFIASAIPIAPSHAYRPMIPYPPTALVLLAKYPEPRNVKTRLVHGTAENGYAGLKDMRDRSGAVLGPDEAHRLAAGMYRAFLVDRFAAHRGRDYDVLLATSQPEYADAFRSITGPDVPYHAVSGSNLGEMMLGLFEDLLGRYPYVLISGSDMPRLEETVIDRARESLSSHDIVLVPAQDGAYNLIGMRKPHRIFDISRWSSGSELEETVALLRRRRITHEVLDEFRLLDIDTIEDLVQLMRGPETVDAPETNTFLTALDERLDFAD; translated from the coding sequence ATGTCTTGTGTGAACGTACTCCGCTACATTATCTTTATCGATGTTCATGACCAAAGTGGCTTCATCGCGAGCGCGATTCCCATCGCGCCGAGCCATGCCTACCGGCCAATGATTCCGTATCCGCCCACCGCACTCGTCCTGCTCGCCAAGTATCCCGAACCCCGTAACGTCAAAACCCGGCTGGTCCATGGCACGGCGGAGAACGGTTATGCCGGCCTCAAGGACATGCGCGACCGATCGGGCGCGGTGCTCGGTCCGGACGAAGCCCATCGCCTGGCGGCCGGGATGTACCGCGCGTTCCTGGTGGACCGGTTCGCGGCGCACCGGGGACGGGACTACGACGTCCTGCTGGCCACGTCCCAGCCCGAATACGCGGACGCCTTTCGATCCATTACCGGGCCGGACGTCCCGTACCACGCAGTTTCCGGCTCGAATTTAGGTGAGATGATGCTCGGCCTGTTCGAGGATCTGCTCGGTAGATACCCGTACGTGCTGATCTCCGGGAGCGACATGCCCCGGCTGGAGGAAACGGTCATCGATCGAGCCCGCGAGTCCCTCTCATCCCACGATATTGTGCTTGTCCCGGCCCAGGACGGCGCGTACAATCTTATCGGCATGCGCAAGCCGCACCGCATATTCGATATCTCGCGCTGGAGTTCGGGATCGGAACTCGAGGAGACCGTCGCCCTGCTTCGGCGGCGCCGGATCACCCACGAGGTGCTCGACGAATTCCGCCTGCTGGACATCGATACGATCGAAGACTTGGTGCAGTTGATGCGCGGTCCTGAAACCGTCGACGCACCGGAAACAAATACCTTTCTGACGGCGCTCGACGAACGACTGGACTTCGCGGATTGA